AGGTAAGATTTGCTAACAAAAATAAAAAAGTGCTGGAAACACTTATCCCAGCACTCTCAAAAAGACAATACCTATCAACTAACGCGGACGAGGAGCCGTCAGCACCTCCCAAGCCGCTTTGGCAGCATCTGCTAAGCGATCGCCTAATTCAGCAACTTCTTTAACAACAGAGTGCCAGTTTTTCTCTGCTTCCTTCTGAATCAAAGAGAAAGAGTATTCGATGCGATCGCGCTCAATCAGTTGATTGCCTTCAATCGTTTCTCGCGCTCGACGTACAGCGTTGAGATAAGCCTCGCGTGTCAGTGTTCCTGCGGATTGAGCTTCGGCTTGGGCGCGTTTTTTGAGTGCATCAATCAAAGCTTTTGTTTCGTTTTTGAGATCGTCACTTTCCCCAGCCATTTCAGTTTCGACAAGTTCATTTGTTTGGGGAGTTATTTGATTTGTCGTTTGCGGGATAATTTGTACTTCTACAGAAGTATCAGTGTTGTTAGGGTCAGCAGTCATTGTTATTGCTCCTAAATTTAAGGTTGACTAGAAAATTCTGACAATTATTGTCCAAAGGAAAATTCAGAAGGCGATTGCGGAAGTTCCTGTTCTAACTTCAATAGCTGTTGAATTCGTGCTTCGGTAGGTGGATGGCTAGAAAATAAATTACCTAAGAATTGTCCAGATATTGAATTGACAATCAATAATGGCTCAAACGCTGGATTAGCATTCAGAGGTAACTGACGTGCAGTACTCTCCAAGCGTTGTAAAGCACGCGCCAATGCTCTAGGATTACGCGTGATTCTAGCAGCCCCTGCATCTGCTTCAAACTCCCGCGTACGCGAGATAGCAAGCTGAATAACAGTTGCTGCCATTGGGGCTAAAAAAATCGTCAGGAGTAAGCCTAGAGGATTTGCACTGCGATTTCCATCACGGGAAGAGGGAAACCACAAGCTATAGCTCACAATTTGCGCCAACATAGAAATTGCACCACCAATAGTAGCCGCGACAGCTTGAGTTAACGTGTCGCGATTGGCAATGTGAGTAAGCTCGTGTGCGATAACACCCTCAAGTTCATCTTTAGGTAATATCTGTAGAATACCTTCTGTAACCGCAACAGCAGCGTGTTCTGGATCTCGCCCGGTTGCAAACGCGTTCGCAGCAGGGCTAGGAACAATATAAATTCCTGGCATTGGTAAGTTCGCGCGATCGCACAATCGTTGCACCATTTGATACAACTCTGGCGCTTGATTGAAGCTCACCGGTTGCGCGCGATATGCTGCTAGCGCAATTTTGTCTGATTGATACCATGACATTAAGTTTGTCACCGCCGCCAGTGCAATTCCAATCGCGACGCCTCCAAAGCCGCCGATTACCCAATAGCTAATGGCAATAAGTAAACCACTTAACAAGCCTAACAAAGCGACGGTTCTTAGTTGATTTTTCATACTCTATTTGCTCTCCTGATAATGCTGTAACCGTATCGCAACTTGTATTTAGTTACAGCATTACTTAAGTCGCACTTTGATTGTATCGACCTAAACTCAGATTCCTTGGGAAGAAAACGCTAATCAGAAAGTACGGTTTTGCCTACTAATCGCGCACCTATTAGCATTAACTTTGAATTTTCAGTATTGTTTGTAACAAATGTTCCTTCACGCGCAGCGATTTTTTTGAGCAGCGATAGCGCTTTGGAGGATCAATTATCTTCGAAAACCTGAATCATAACTAATTTCTATTTTCAAATTAGTAGAAGACTGGTACGAATTCAAAGAAAATTAAGTCGCGTGTTGGCATTTTAGTAAGGCAAGCGTTAATCTACACAAATACAGATTAAATTGTTATTAAAGTTTCAAAATTATAACTTTGATTCATGAATCAGACTGGGTTTATTTTCAAAATCCTGTTGTTATCTGCTGTTATATCAGTTTTAATCAAGTATGGCGGTGCTTATTTACCAATTTTACCAACGGCAACTAATGCCTTAGTGATTGTTTTGCTGCCGAGTATTGTTATGGCGATCGCGCTTTACCGACGATACTATCAGCAGTTACATCACTCAGAATAAGCGATTAATCAGGTGCTTTTGCTTCCTGTCTGTTTTTTAAGTTCCTGTTATTTTGTTCTCTCGCTGAACGCGAGCTTTTGCTTTTTATGCGTACCATCGCTGAAATTAATGAAAAAATTGCCAACCAGAGTGTCAAAGTATTGACTGTTGAAGAATTAAAAGCAAGGGTCGCAGTCGTCGGAATCGCGCAAACAGCCCAAGAAGTTGATGTAATTACAACAGGCACATTTGAGCCGATGGAATCATCGGGAGCCATTATTAATTTAGGGCATACCGACCCTCCAATCAAAATTCGTCGTTGTTGGCTCGATGGTGTTCCGGCTTATTCAGGTTTTGGTGCAGTGGACTTGTATTTGGGTGCAACGCAAGCAGTTGAAGCCTTTGATGGTGAGGAAGCACGAGAAAAAGGCGGCGGTCACGTAATCTCTGACTTAATTGCAGGATTACCAGTTCAGTTACGTGCTGTAGGACAAGTCACCGATTGCTATCCGCGTGCGAGCTTTGAAACGACCATTACCCGCGATACAATTAACCAGTTTTATTTATTTAATCCTCGAAATCTATATCAAAATTTTATCGTAGGAGTCAACGGCGGCGATCGCCCTTTATATACGTATCTAGGTCCACTACAACCGCGTTTAAGTAATGCAGTTTACTCTAACCCTGGTGCGCTTTCGCCACTATTAAACGATCCTGATTTACAAACAATTGGTATTGGTACGCGAATCTTTTTAGGTGGTGGAATTGGCTATGTCGCGTGGGAAGGGACGCAGCACTTTCCTTTACAAAAGCGGCTTCCCAACCATACCCCAATTGGTCCTGCGGCAACTTTAGCGTTAATTGGCGATGCTAAGCAAATGGATGCTCGTTGGGTACGTGGTTGCTATTTTAAAAGCTATGGTCCTTCACTCATGCTTGGTGTCGGAGTACCAATACCGGTTTTAAATGAAGAAGTCGTTGCCCACTGTGCAGTTCAAGACAACGACTTAGTTGCGCCTATTGTCGATTTTTCAATTCCGCGTCGCGTGCGTCCTACGTTTGGTTTAGTTAGCTACGCACAGCTTAAGTCTGGACGAATCACAATTGAAGGCAAGCCTGTGCGCGTAGCTCCCCTGGCAAGTTTGTTTTTGTCGCGTCAAGTCGCCATTACCCTCAAACAATGGATTGAAGCAGGAAAATTTACACTTACTGAACCTGTTGCCCCTATTCCCAAAGAACGGTCTTTTCTTCCTCAAGATATTTGGGGCGCCCAAGTTGCGTTGGAGTGAAAGAGGAGCTAGTAATTAGTTTTGTTTGCAAAGAATTGAGAGTTTTGAAGGACAAGAATTGTCTCAAGCTCATAACTCCTCTTTTGCTTCTTCTGCTTCAGTTCGGTGGCTTCGGGCGTTTGATTGGTTTAGGAACAGATGATTTGGGAATCGGTCGTGCTGTCGGCTTGGAGTCTAGAGTTTTACGCACAGGGCGCGGTGTTTCTGCATTACGCTTAGGTAGGGGATAACCTCCTTTACGTGGAGGAGCGCCGCGCTTTAATTTAGGCTTCGATGGCAGAATGGCGATCGCATTTCCTTCTTTTAGTACAAGAGCTTTGTCCTGTCTTTTGGCATGTAAGTCCCAAAACTGACCAACCGCTTTAGTTCCTAGATTGCCATGAAGTTTTAACTTAAAATACTTAGGCTTTTCTGAGTCCTTGCGCGGAGCCTGCTTGATTTTGACAATGAAGTGTTCGTCGGGCGCAGACTGATAAACGATCTCTCCTCGCACCGAAAAATAACCGTCTTCCAGTAGCGGCGTAGTCGATGTCGTTTCCTCAGGCGTAGCAGGAAATTCTTCACCTTGATTTCCGCTTTTTGCTCCTTGGTCTATTGTATTTTGCTGTTTTGCTAACTTATCTGGTTCCCAAACACCGACAACTTGTAGGTGTAAGCTTCCTTCTTTCTGTTGCGTACGCGGATACACTACCCACAAATGCTCTTGCGATAAATCGAGGTGGTTCCGCACTAAACTCATAATCCTGCCAAGAAGGACAGTATTAATTTCTATGCGATCGCTGGTCAACAGAAGACCTTTGGTGAATTGTTCGCTGCTAGGGATGTACTTGCCACGAACTAACCCGATCGCGCGATACTGCATTGGTTCGCTCGGAGGTGGAATCGGTTGCTGTCGATTGACAGATTCTAAGGTAGTTTCTGGTGCATTTGGTAACGATTCAGCTTCGGTATTTGTTTGAGAGCTGATCGTGACGCGCTCAAAAGCAGCATTAGACGATTCGGAAAACGGATTAACAGAGGAATTCATAAAAACTCCTTGCGGCGGAGACACATCCAAATTGAGATTTTCTTGGGCACTTGCACATTAGCTGTAAACTGCCAGGAAGTACGCACTTGTAGCTTCTAGGCAAGAACAGTAGCTTAAACGCATTTTGCAAAGTCCAGTGTGCGCAGCATAGCACAGGTACATACCGTCTAGTCATCAAACACAGAACTACCATCACATTCCCAACATTATCTAAAGGTTCTGTGCATTGTTCTAAGCGTTCGTCAAGTTCAAATTCTATTTCACAGCGCGTTCCCACAAAAAAAATTGGTTGAAATCTGTTTTAAGTACCCACTTGAGTCACATTGGAGATATTTTAACTTGTAGGTCTAAATACTTTGGCAAAGTTAAAGCATTTTTCAGTAATGCACTATTGCGTTAAAGATAATATTATTTTAAATCTAGAGTTCAAGGCAGTTTTGTGTCTCAACCACGTAGACGCTGGTTTATTAGTATAGTTCTGGTGCTGGCAATCATTGCCTTTATTGGGTTTTCCATGCTTCCGTTGTTCAGTACCGCATTTCGTGCTAGTCAACCAGCAGGCGAAGCACCTGTCACAAATCAGGCGCAACAACTTACAGCAGCAGCACGCGGCTATGAAGTTGTTCTTCAGCGAGAACCAGAAAATCAAACAGCGCTACGGGGACTCGTCAAAGCGCGACTTGAGTTGTTGGACCTTCAAGGTGCCGTTGCTCCTCTAGAGAAATTGGCAGCATTGAATCCGACAGAAACCGAATACGGGCTACTTTTAGCAGAAGTTAAGCAAAGATTAGGCGATCGCGAAGGTGAAGCGGCAGCTTATCGCTCGATTCTTGCAGAAAGTCCAGGTAATCTTCAAGCGCTCGAAGGACTCGCAAATATTCAATTACGCGAAAAACGACCAGCGGAGGCGGTGACATTACTCCAAAATACCCTTGCCAACGCGCAACAAGCCGATCGAAATCAGTCCAGTATCGACGTTAATGCCGTTCGGCTACTATTGGCGCAAGTTTATGCCACACAGCAAAATTACGACGAGGCGATCGCGATCTACGACGAATTAATTAGCAATAACAAACAAGACTTTCGTCCAGTATTAGCAAAAGCAATGGCTCTGCAGCAACAAGGCAAAAGTGAGGAAGCTAAACCTTTATTCGATAGCGCTGCGTCTTTAGCTCCTGCACAATACAAAGAACGCATCAATCAACTCGCGATCGCGCCACAAGTCGCACCCAGTACAACGCCAACTCCTAGCCCTGCTAACTAAGAACCTTCCCACCACGCAACTAACCCGAAGAGCAAAAACAAGCAGCCACCAAAGATTGTCAGTGCCTGTTCGGAAATGCGACCAGCGAGCATTCTACCACCGATAACTGCGATCGCAGCACAAAGCGCGTGACCTAATATGGCACCCGTCGTTACCCCAAAAGGATTATTGCCCGCGGCTAAAGCGATCGTTGCAATTTGCGTGCGATCGCCCCACTCGGCAAGAAACGTCAAAACAAAGGCTTCGGCACAAATGGCCCAATTCGTTGGCTGGGAGAGATGACCTTCTGCTTTTTCCACAATGTCTGTTGCTTCTTGGACAATTTCAGCATCACAAGTATTCGCTGGCATTTGACTCGCATCGTACAGCAGTTTAAAACCAAAGCCAATAAACAAAACGATTTCAGCGTAATAAATGTAATTTGGTGGCAGCAGCGATGCAACTTGTCCCACAACGACAGATAGCACCGTCATTGCTGCTAAAGCCGCCAACACCGCAACAAAAATCAGCCTCCGTGAGTGGCGCATTGCCAAAATTGCGGCGATAAAGAACGTTTTATCTCCTAGCTCAGAAACTGCAATGAGTAAAAAGCCCGCAATGAATGCAGATAGCACCTGATCAAGCTCCTCAAACTAGACTAACTGCAGCTAGAGAGCTTGATGACAGCCAAGTGACCCCACCAAGCTCACACAGAACTGCTGTGAACTCAGTGAAGGTCTCACTTCCAAATTAGCGCACTCGATGCTATGGCAAGGATCAGAGGTCAAAGGTAAAAGCTAGCTTAATCATACTGAAACTGAGCTTTTATCATGTCCTAAGCATCCCTTTAATTGCCATAGTTGCTAAGTTGTCACTCGAACCAGGCGTATCCGCCAGTGTGTTGATTCAAGTGTACTGACAAAATACGTGTCAGTAGCTACTCCCCTTCAAACTAGGTTTATTTTACTATGTCTTTCGATAGATTTCTCAAAAAAATAGAAAAAATTGAGTTTATCAAACCACCGCTATTAGCAGGAAAGCTATTTAGCCACAATTTAGTAAATTTCCTGATCCTTTGATGAATCAGTTGAAGTCAACAGACTTAGATAATAATTAGTTGCCATCATATACCGGCCAATCACAACCAAGGTAAGCACTTTACCAAATAACTAGCCCTTCAATAATATTACTAAGCGGATAACCTCACTCTACGATGAAATTTATAGGTATTGATTTTGGATGGCGATCGCAGCCAAGTGGTTTATGCTGCTTAGAGTGGCAAGATAACGCGTTACAACTCGTCGATTTAGACCGAAAAGAAGCGATCGCTGACATCTTTATCTGGATTGATACTAAAGTAGCGCGCGAAGCCCCCGCGATCGTAGCCGTAGACGCTCCTACAATCATTCCCAATAAGACAGGAACGCGTTTACCCGATAAACTCACGCACAAATACTTTGGCAAATACCACGCAGGCTGCTACCCAGCAAACCAAAGTTTAGCCTTTGCCCAACGCACCATTAACTTTGGCTTAGAACTCGAAGCCAGAGGCTTCACCCACGCCCCGCAAATCGAGCCACAAAAACTCGGAAGATACCAAATCGAAGTTTTCCCACATCCCGCGATCGTTCACTTATTCAACCTTAACCGCATCCTCAAATACAAAAAAGGACGCCTCAGCGATCGCTGTCTAGAACTCGCAAAACTCCTCAACTACATTCATAATTTCCTACCTACGCTACAACCTTCTTTGCGCTCTATGTGTTTTTGTGGTTCGCTTCCCCAAGAAATCCCCAGCATCACAGCCCTCAAAGCACTCGAAGACAAACTCGACAGCCTCATCTGCGCTTACGTAGCCGCTTATTGGTGGTACTGGGGAACCGAACGAAACTTAGTTCTCGGCGATCGCACAACAGGTTATATCATAGTCCCCAAAAAACCAACTACTGGTTTGCCCACATAATTACCCTAGGCTCATAAGGACTTGAAAGCAGCGCGTGCTTCGGTAAAACGCGCAAAGATAGCCCATGTAAACCGGAAGTTGTATAAGTAATCGTGCCAGTATAAATGCTATAGCCTTGTTGATCGCGACCTTGGTAATTCATTTCGCGCGC
The Chroococcidiopsis sp. TS-821 genome window above contains:
- a CDS encoding zinc metalloprotease HtpX, with translation MKNQLRTVALLGLLSGLLIAISYWVIGGFGGVAIGIALAAVTNLMSWYQSDKIALAAYRAQPVSFNQAPELYQMVQRLCDRANLPMPGIYIVPSPAANAFATGRDPEHAAVAVTEGILQILPKDELEGVIAHELTHIANRDTLTQAVAATIGGAISMLAQIVSYSLWFPSSRDGNRSANPLGLLLTIFLAPMAATVIQLAISRTREFEADAGAARITRNPRALARALQRLESTARQLPLNANPAFEPLLIVNSISGQFLGNLFSSHPPTEARIQQLLKLEQELPQSPSEFSFGQ
- a CDS encoding tetratricopeptide repeat protein, whose translation is MSQPRRRWFISIVLVLAIIAFIGFSMLPLFSTAFRASQPAGEAPVTNQAQQLTAAARGYEVVLQREPENQTALRGLVKARLELLDLQGAVAPLEKLAALNPTETEYGLLLAEVKQRLGDREGEAAAYRSILAESPGNLQALEGLANIQLREKRPAEAVTLLQNTLANAQQADRNQSSIDVNAVRLLLAQVYATQQNYDEAIAIYDELISNNKQDFRPVLAKAMALQQQGKSEEAKPLFDSAASLAPAQYKERINQLAIAPQVAPSTTPTPSPAN
- a CDS encoding homocysteine biosynthesis protein; the encoded protein is MRTIAEINEKIANQSVKVLTVEELKARVAVVGIAQTAQEVDVITTGTFEPMESSGAIINLGHTDPPIKIRRCWLDGVPAYSGFGAVDLYLGATQAVEAFDGEEAREKGGGHVISDLIAGLPVQLRAVGQVTDCYPRASFETTITRDTINQFYLFNPRNLYQNFIVGVNGGDRPLYTYLGPLQPRLSNAVYSNPGALSPLLNDPDLQTIGIGTRIFLGGGIGYVAWEGTQHFPLQKRLPNHTPIGPAATLALIGDAKQMDARWVRGCYFKSYGPSLMLGVGVPIPVLNEEVVAHCAVQDNDLVAPIVDFSIPRRVRPTFGLVSYAQLKSGRITIEGKPVRVAPLASLFLSRQVAITLKQWIEAGKFTLTEPVAPIPKERSFLPQDIWGAQVALE
- a CDS encoding DUF429 domain-containing protein, whose amino-acid sequence is MKFIGIDFGWRSQPSGLCCLEWQDNALQLVDLDRKEAIADIFIWIDTKVAREAPAIVAVDAPTIIPNKTGTRLPDKLTHKYFGKYHAGCYPANQSLAFAQRTINFGLELEARGFTHAPQIEPQKLGRYQIEVFPHPAIVHLFNLNRILKYKKGRLSDRCLELAKLLNYIHNFLPTLQPSLRSMCFCGSLPQEIPSITALKALEDKLDSLICAYVAAYWWYWGTERNLVLGDRTTGYIIVPKKPTTGLPT
- a CDS encoding TMEM165/GDT1 family protein, which translates into the protein MLSAFIAGFLLIAVSELGDKTFFIAAILAMRHSRRLIFVAVLAALAAMTVLSVVVGQVASLLPPNYIYYAEIVLFIGFGFKLLYDASQMPANTCDAEIVQEATDIVEKAEGHLSQPTNWAICAEAFVLTFLAEWGDRTQIATIALAAGNNPFGVTTGAILGHALCAAIAVIGGRMLAGRISEQALTIFGGCLFLLFGLVAWWEGS